tttCAGAGCCCAAAGTGGTGCATACAAGGAATCAGTGTTTTGCAGACACAGTAGGGAAGCTTCACGTATGAACTTACAGTGGTTATGACCACATGCATAACCTTGTACAAACTCATGCTGGTCCAAATCACAACATAAAGAAGAGAGCCAGGCATGAAATCACACTCCTAGATAATGAGTTAGATGCCAGAGAGGGAGTGTTAGTTTACTTTACAGGCGTGGCCCCTCAGAGGTCCAACACACATCACTGGATGGCCATATACTCCAAAATATATAGACAGTAATTATCACACTCaatgagttaaaaaaaagaacccaaagtTGGGTGTTTATCAAATGGAGAGTGGATTGAGAGGAGATGTGGAAGTAGGGTGAATGTGGTCAAATGTatgaaaattctcaaagaattaatgaaaacaactaaaagtagatcagagaaaaaaaaaacaaaaaaaaaaacctgcccaAGCTTTTAGTTGGATGATTCATATCATTCACAGGTTACTAACCTTACTGTTATAAATTGCAatgcaatgttttttttctatataatgGAGTCATAAAGTCAAACCTAAGTTTTGAACAGTTTCAACATCTCAAAAAGGAACACTTGCTGTCTAGCAGTCTACTTCATTTCTCTATCCTTCAGTCCCTGGAAACCGGTTATTCATCTACTTTCAACGTTTACAGATTTGCTTATTCTGGAGTATTTGTAGACATGGAATTCTACAAAATGTCTTCCAGTTAGAGGGCACTATTCCACTTGCACATGGCCTTCACATCCCTGGTGTGCAGTGCAGTGTTTCCATGTCCACACAAGCTGGTGTCATGGAAACGGCAAAAGCTTTGGAACTCTTCCTTACTTAGAGGCAAGTGGGTTTATTGTCCATTTATTAAATTGCTGAATGAGTGAGACTAATAACAGGAAATGTATTGAGTCCTGAAACTTTTAATAATGCCCCTGGGTATTCACTGATGGCAAGTTCAACTAGAGCCATTCAACAATCACTTCAAGATTGTGTGTTTAATGGATAAAAACCCCGAGTTTGCAAGCCTGAGATATACCCAGTGCAGGATTTTGTGCTCTGTGATTTCGTATCCTAGGTGTCTAAAGTGTAGAACAGAATCATTAGTGGAAGAATGGAATAGATGGTTTCTGTTGTGAGCTTGGAGGAATTTATTTTAAACAGGTAAGATGGGTagatctgctttttaaaatgtatctatttttattttatgtccattggtgtttccccatgggtgttgggtcccctggaactgaaattacagacagttttgagctactatgtgggtgctagtaattgaaccagggtcctctggaagagcagtcagtgctcttaaccactgagccatctcttcgaCCCAAGATGGGTAGATCTTATGTGTAAAGATGCATTAATTACTTACTGCTTTGTGTCTTACAGAGAATTTAACAGAGTCACTGGATTGATTGATTACACGTCTTTCTATCATTTTCCTATCTCATCTTTATAaagagtttgttgttgtttatttaaaaGGGATGTTGATCAGAGCTGAAAGGAGATCATCTTCCAGGGACTGTTCTCTCTAGAGGTGAACAGAGTGGCAGTCTTCCTATTCTTCACTACATTACCGTCTTTAAGGCCATTACAAGCATTGCAAGAAAGTTCtccagagaggcagaaacagacagacagacagacagtcacacACTCATAGGGCGTGGGGGGGGGGcgcacagagacacagagagacagagaataaacTGGAGGTGGGATCTTTCCTTCTGCTGGGAAACTCAGTCTTGTAGGGCTTTCTAGTGAGTGGCTAAGGCCTGTCCACATTGTTAAGGATCATCTGCTTTTTCCAATATCTACCGATTTCAGTTTTAATCATGTATTATATTACCATCACAGCAGTTGCTACGACACTAGCCAGACATCTGGGTTCCACATCATAGCCAAATTGATGCATAATGCTAACTGTCACAGTAATGAAAGTGTTAATTTTACCTACTTTCTTCATGAGAATAAAGTGAGGTGACTTGCCCAAgtgtattctttaaaaatatcaattcaCAAAAAGGTCTTCACTTGATGTTTATGAAGTCATGTGGGCAACAAAAGAACCTAAGATTAACTAGACTTGATTTGACATAGATCCATAACAGCTCACATTTTCCTAGAACACAAATTTAAACCTAATGTTAGTATCAGGTTATATCTCCTCAAGTATGCCATATATTTATGTTACGTGGGATAAATAAATTTCTTGTATTCAAAATGTACAGAATGAATGTCTTCCCTTTGAGTGACAAATCTGAGAAGGTATTAATATAAGTTCTAGTGGTGGTTATGCTTAGTGTCTGCTTGAAGTGATACCAGAAAAGTGAGGCTTAATTCTTCTTTTCTTGGCCAGAAAGGAGGAAAAACTGATTTGAAAGGATGTCAGAAttttcagagaaaggaaaatcttTAGAAATAGCCCAAAGGAGCAATATTACAATGATATAATTATTCACACAGAAGACCAGTTGCCTAAATCAGATGAAAAAGgtgaatgagagaaaatattacCACTGTAAGAATCAGACAGATCATCTCTGGACAGCTGGAGAACATTGAAAGGTGTCAGCACTCTCCATTGACACTCCTTCCTATCCTTTACTGGGTCTGCACCTGGCTACACTATGACACGGCACTGAACAAGATTCTTTTCCAGGTATTTATCTGATGAATTGTATTTGTGGTTTAGAAGCTTAACAGGAGTACTATTAACTTAGATTGATTTTTAATCCATCTTCTATACTCAGAATTGGTCATATTGATTTTAATCCGTCTTCTATATTCAGAATTGGTCATATTTTTTAATGTGCTTCTTTCTGTAAAGGTGCCAATCTACAAGTGAGCTTGCATGCATGTACCCCGCtagcatacacatgcatgtacatatagacacacacacacacacacacacacacacacacacacacacttcccctatatacatgaatacatacacacacacacacacacacacttcccctatatacatgaatacatacacacacacacacacacacacactcactcctcACTTCCCCTATATACAtgaatgcattcacacacacacacacacacacacacacacacacacacacacacacacacactaccaccaccaccaccaccaccaccatccaagACGCCTCAATATATTTGAAGCTATGATTTGTTGCCTTTTCTATTCCACTGtagcatgtttttctttctttttctgattacTGAAAGAATCACTAGACTGTGGGGTTTGGGGTAGGGAGGGATCAacactctcccttccctctgcttcctcgtGTTTGAATCTCCAGTACAATTCCTAATGATTGCTGAGCTTGACAAAATCTTCCAAAGAAGAAAGCTCCTTACTGCCATGTGGTTACCTagtctttgcttgtttgtctgaTCTCTAGAGGAAAATGATCCTCTGTGCTCTGAAAGCCAGATCAAAGACCAGCTTTGGGATGTTCCAGAGAAGATGTGAAGGACTAGCTGAGGCGTGGTGGCTTACTTAGGCTGCCTGGGCTTCCCTATTAGGGTTGTGCTCTGTCTGGGGCTCATCACGACTGCACCCGTGCATGTGGGATGTGAAACGGAGGCTTTTCTCTGTGTGCAGAGTGCAAGGCATTCCTGTGTTTCTTTGAGTGCACTTTTCTTCCTCAGAggctttgttttctgtgttgtttggCCACCAGGCAGATGATCTCATTTATATGGTAAAGAGTTGAGTCTTAAAAACATCATGTATCctatttgaaagacaaaacaaaaggaagaaaagaaaagaaaaaaggaaagaaactaagcACAATCTGGTAAAAGATCCAAGAATTAATTTAACTTAGTTGTCTGTAGCAAATCGCCAAACAGAGGAGACCTATTGTGGGTGATGGGATGGAGTTCTAATCCTGACATGATGAAACCAGGCCTAAAACCTATTGCACTTCATTTTTACTTGGAATGTGAAGTTGTCAAAAGTTTAAAGTGTCTCTGTGAGTACCTCTTTTTACTCCCCCCCTTCTATTGGTGTAGGACACTTTCTCATACTGGATTCATTCAAGCAAGGTCTTGGCAAGCCAGCATTTTATAGATACACCTGAAGCTAAAATGGTAGGCTACTGTGACGTGATGGACACTGATACTTCCCTTTGCCAAAGGAGCCCCTTTTAAGTGTGTCTTCACTGAGGTTTGGCCCTGCAGTGCTCAAATAGAGACCATGTAGAAACATACAGCAGAGGACAGACGAATACAGTTTGGGCATTTCTGATACGACGACATACAGCAGTAGGTTTAAACTGGGGAGTCTGGAAGCAAAAGGCTTTAATCTCTGGCAATGCAGTAACCTTACAGAGGAGTAATCAGCAAAAGGGCAAGTCACTACTGCCTGTGATGGGGAACTGCTGAGGAATTCTAAAACTCTAGGAAAAGCTAAATGAGAGAGCTGGCAGCTGGCTTTTATTGCCTTACTGTGCACACCTTGGCACATTTCTCGTGCCCAGTGGGGTTCTGGTTCTTTGGTTCTCCTGCCCCATTACAGAATATACATCTATTGCTACATAGGCTATCTTGTCTCTCcgaagtttggtcttttcactgttttttatttgtagtattacttattttttttcaactaaGACGTATTTAGTGAGTTCCTTTTTTTGTGGCAGGTGCTTTGTTACATggataggaaaataaaatgtttccctttcttccaggGAACATGCTTGGGGCCTATTGTTCCTTAAAGGCCACTGCGTGTTTACTTGCTTCCTTTTCGTTTAGTGTGTTTTAAGCAGCATGGCACTGTGTTTTAGCATGCAGGCTTTGGGAAGTTTGATTCCTCTTCCTCAGCTTCCAAAGTGCTAAGATTATGGGTGTGTGCTTCACCCAgacaataattttctttattttaaaaggctTATTACTAAGTCAATAAAACagcaattctttccttccatcttccctcttcctccttctactTTTTCCGCTGAGTATAACACatagggccttgtgtatgctaaaTGAAAACTTGACCACAGAGCTATGCTGCAGCCccaaacaggttttttttttttccccaagaaattatttttttattagttcaaattagaaacaagcctgcgtcacatgtcaatcccttcttcctctctctcccctcccctccccccagaccCCCTACCTTATCCcttatctgctccccagggagggaaagaccctccacgggggctccccaaagtctgtcatatcctgggcaggtcctaggccctcccccatgtgtccaggcagagagagcatccccccatgtggatgggctcccaaagtcccttcttacaccagggataaatactgatccactaccaggagccccatagagtgctgaggcctcctcattgacatccatgttgaggggtctggatcagtcccgtgctggcctcccagacatcagtctggggtccatgcgcttccccttgttcaggtcagctgaaacaggcttttaaaaaaactttctttttatttattctttgtatctttcacatcatacatcttGATGCCATTCATTCCCTTGTCcctttgtatctgccctctgccattGCAGCCTCCtctcccaaataaaataaatacaatttaagaggaaaaaactaagaaaaatcaaCCTTGTCATGAGAGCTATAGTGtcacacagtgagtcacacagtaaacctttTTTTGTCCATGAATCTTTACTTGCAAGCGTTCATTCCAAAGAGCCATGggtttggttcaaggcctctggtttctgccacactatcaatgctgggccctcactgggacttctcttggttatcctgctgttgccctgtgttatGGGgacctgcagctttgggtctgtaaGGACcggtcccttcatgtgctccagcagatcacagatggggtggatgttgggggtgggccaactcatgaccctggttctgggcctaggTAGTTGCAGGCTTGGTCAGTCTGCCAGTTCTCCCCTGTCTTcatcaccagggtgagctctccggcattgccctggctagtttacCCCTCGTAGCAATGAGAAAGGGATGAGGTTGGTTTTcctgctttcacatcctcagggaCGGCACTCCCACGTCTGGACCATCAGGGATAGCTCTACTGCATTGCCCAGGCAAGTTGCAAATGCCTTCTCctaagtgctgcagctggtgaggggcagcgACAACTAAGTTCTGATCTGTAGCcatgctgagaaccactgccttaggtTACTACACATAAATCCACTTCATTAATGGTTCCACAGTATTCCATATTGTGCCTGtaccaaaaattatttattcataagGATCAGTAGTTacgagcactggctactcttccagaggacctgggttcaattcctagtacccacatggtagctcataattgtaacttcagttccaggagatctgacattcTTTTCTagtcaccaccaacaccaggcacatacatgttgcacagacatacattcaggcaaaacatgtATATCcctaaaataataagataaaacttaAGAAACTTATTTCTGTATTGATAAGTACTGCTTGTTTCCAATACCCTGTTTTACTAAAAAGTATTCATTTTAACAAATTAATTTTACATCTTGGccacaatttcccctcccctctctcctctcattccccaccactctgttcccaccccccaattcactcctcctctgtttctattcaggaaagggcaggtctcccatggatatcaacaaaacatggcataccaagctgcagtaagactaaacacctccccatgtattaagggtgggcaaggcaatccagtaggaggaatagggtcccaaaagccagtaaaagaatcAGAGATGGTCCTTGTTCCTgatattaggagtcccacaagagggccaagctacacaactgtaaaatATATGCAGAGTACTTAGGTCAATCCtttgcaggctccctggttgttggttcagtctctgtgatcccctatgagtccaggttagttgattctgtgcgTTTTCTTGTGATGCCCTTgattcctctggctcctacaaaaAGTATTTCAGTTGAGTTCTATGAAATaaggcctcaaaaaaaaaagaaatgaaatattgaaaatggTATTCCTTGGTCTAGATGTATAGACATTAAAATTCTCATTGGCACTGCCAATTTATCTCCcacaaaaaatttttaagaatACTGACTTTCAGTAACACTATGCAGAGAATGATCAGTTTTCATGCATTTGTCAATGTGGCAAAAGAAATGTATTTGGTTTTAGTCTCTAATGTCCACTGAAGTTGAACAACTCTCACTTAGACATCTCATTTGTGATTCCTTTCCTGTGCTCTTTGTGTTTATATTCTTTGCTCATTTTCAATTTGAACATTTGTCTTTAACTATCAaattttaagggtttttttttgaaTAAGAGAATATTCTCCTTTTCTGTCATATGTTCTGTCATCCCCTCCCCCGACTTCTCTTTGTCTTGATAACTTATATAGCACTATCATCTAACAAGATGTTGAGAATATACTATTAAATGTCACCCTTATGTGCTGTTTCCACAGTTGTCATGTTGGTAATCTTGTCACTATTATTCCTAATGGCTGGGTACAAGTCTAGTCACGTTTCACTACGTTCATTCAGAATTCCCCCACCCCAATCCCATGACTGTTAGGTTGCTTCAAATAGTGTTAGGTTTaataccccccccccacctttagCTTGTTCTGTAGTTTGGACACTGTAATTGATTACCTTACTGTAAGTGAAATAATTGGATCAAAGCTTTATTCTTTTGTGATTTGTACTGATTATCTTTTAGTTGCCTAACCAGCATGAACAATTAGGTGCAACGTGATAGTATTTGTACATCATATTTCCTGGCAGAAAAGTTGTATTGcagaatttaaagaaacataatTTGTGGCTTATTAGTTTTATTGTGAAGGAATGATTGGATTAACAATGTCTAAGAAGGTAATTTAGTATAAATAAAATGGTTTTGGAAACATACAATGTACAAGGCACCTGAAAAGTGTTGCAAGAGATAAATCATGTGGTTATTACTCTTTGAAAGATTAAAATTTTTGTACAATTAAAATCTAATTATGttatttcccccttccttttacTCCTTCCAATCCCTTCCACatatcttccctttctccctctcaaattcatggcctctttttctttaattattaatacacacatatatataatatatatgtatatataatatatacaaatatatacatgcataaatatgtaaatgcaaCCTGCCCAGTCCATTGAATGTTTTGTGTTACTTGTGTATATATCatttcagggctgatcacttggtactggataaccaaatAGGGGTCTTAGCCCTGGGAAGACTATCACTTCCACTCTCAGtattcctgtagttctttgtttagggcTTGGCCCCGTGAGAGTCCTCACTTCCATGTTAGTGTGTCTATTGGTATTGTACTTGTTCAGGTCTTTTTTAGACAGCCATATTGAAGGACCATGGGTGAAGCTTccttgtcatttctaggagacactatCTCACAGCAGGTTTTccaggtcctctggctcttacaatctttctgttaCTTCTgtacttttaaagaaaagtttagttaatgagaataaaaactaaatttcATGCTTTTTTATAGTtgagtataataaaataattataaaagagaAACTGGTTTTTATTGAATCAGGACAGCTTTCCTAAAGTCAGTGCTTTGGGATAATGAAAAATCAAGTAAAAGATACACAATATTTTAATGGCTGTAAAAGGACattgggtaaaaaaaaaagactgccaaTGTTTTGAAGGTCACTTACCTTAATAGCAAAAGTCAAATAATGAGTTGTTTTAGTTGGAGTTTTATGATTTTAGAATTCTAGTCTGGTTATTCTGAAATGTAAATACAGGGTAAGGATTTTGGATAATTTACATATTCATGCTAAGTCTCATAGGAAAACATTCATTTCAACCTCTTCATCCCTTTTATTACTCaggataatttaaaatttatgccCCATactcccagatcctctggaacacTCATTAGATGGGAGCTCTAAACCAAACGAGAGTGACTGAGTTTGTCTTCCTGGGCCTCACTGACAACTGGGTGTTGGAGATTCTGTTTTTCATACCATTTACAGTCACCTATGTGCTAACTCTTTTGGGGAACATACTCATTGTTGTTACCATAGTCTTTAGTCCACGTCTCCACACTCCCATGTACTTCTTTCTGAGCAATCTGTCCTTCATTGATATATGCCACTCATCTGTCACGGTGCCCAAGATGCTGGAGGGTTTGCTTTTGGAGAGGAAGACCATCTCCTTTGACAACTGCATTGCACAGCtcttcttccttcatctttttgCTTGTGCTGAGATCTTTCTGCTGACAATTATGGCTTATGACCGTTACGTAGCTATCTGCATTCCTTTGCACTACCCCAGTGTGATGAACATGAGGGTCTGTGTGCAGCTCGTCTTTGCACTATGGGTGGGGGGCACTGTTCATTCACTTGTGCAGACCTTCTTGACTATTCGTCTACCCTACTGTGGCCCAAACATTATTGACAGCTACTTCTGTGATGTACCTCCTGTCATCAAGCTGGCCTGCACAGATACTTACCTTACAGGGATTCTGATCGTGTCCAATAGTGGAACCATCTCCCTCACCTGTTTTCTAGCCTTGGTCACTTCCTACACAGTGATCCTGTTTTCTCTTCGAAAACAGTCAGCAGAAGGTCGTCGGAAAGCCCTGTCCACCTGCTCCTCCCACTTCATGGTGGTTGCCCTGTTCTTTGGGCCATGTATCTTCATCTACACTCGGCCAGACACCAGCTTCTCCATTGATAAGGTGGTCTCTGTCTTCTACACAGTGGTCACCCCTTTGTTAAATCCTCTCATTTACACCTTGAGGAATGAGGAGGTGAAAAATGCCATGAAGCAACTCAGGCAGAGACAAATTTGCTCATGAAGTCATGTTGTGATGACAACAACTGTTATGGCTGTATCCTTAAAGTGGAAATAACAAGTGACTCTTAGGCACCGAGCCATCTCTGGAGCCTTGaaaatttctcctcctcctcctcctcctcctcctcctcctcctcctcctcctcctcctcctcctcctcctcctcctcccctcctcctcctcttcgtccttcttcttcttcagacaGGGGCTCtctgtaacagccttagctgtccggAAACTAGCTCCGTAGACCAGActgcctctaactcacagagagctacctgcctctgtctcccaagtgctgggattaaaggtgtgtgccaccactgacctgctctattttcttaataaaatattcagaTAAAAAGAATTTTGACAAAATTGattctaactttttatttttgtggttgaCCCTTTCACACTGGAATCTTGTCTACCTCAAAGTCTCAAAGATTTTTGCCTGTTTTATTTGAacaaattttatagttttatttttaaattctaggGGTATGATCTCTTTGGGGTTTAGTTTTTAGATGGAATAAGTTTGAGATTCATTTTATTCACCCATTGCCTTGATTTGGCACAGTTTGAGATGACTGTTACTATTAAATTACTTCTACTGAAAATGACTTGATCTTTCAAGTGTGGATTTATTTGTAATTCCTTACTCTGCCACATTGACTTACATGTCTATACTTATATACGAGCACACTGTTTTGGATATTTCAGTTTTATAGGGGGCTTGAAGAGATGTTATGTGAGTCATCTCTCATTGGTCTTTCTCAAAATTGTTATGTATTTTCATGTGCATTTTGGGAAGTCTGTCTACAGAGGATAATGCTGGAATCTAGACTGGGATCACATCATCTCCAGAGGCAACTTGGGAGAGAGTGAAACTGAACAATACTCAATCTCAATCCATTAATTTGAATGAGCctattatttacttatattttattttatatattattttatgtattatttgtgtctttcacatcatgcatctctatctcattcatttcccagtcccttcaTATCCAACCCCTGCCCTTGCAACCtgccccaataaaataaaatttaaaagcaaaaagagaGAACGAACAAatcaatttgttttctttattaatattaTCATTTAAATTTGTGATAAAACACAGTTCATTAAATTTATCTCCAAATATCTTGTTCCTTGAAAAATATACACAGTGGATTTTATTCAGTTATaaggaagaatgaaattataGCAGTTGCAGGAGCATGGATGGAGCTGGAGATGACTACATTAACTGACACAAGCCAGAATTGGGTATGGTGTTGTATGCCCGTAACCTCAGCATTTGGCATAGggaggcaggagtatcaggagttcaaggccagccaaggaaATACTGTGAGTttgcagtcaaatgctctaccactgagctataccgccaatactgtgagtttgaagtcagcttggATTTCatgaggctttgtctcaaaacaaaaacaaaacccatcaaccaacaaaacaacaacagcaacaaaaaacaagacagacTTGAAATAACAGtcatatatttttacttataCATGACTCCTGTAGGTTAAAAAAACAGTACAAATAAGACATGACAACAGGATAAGGACCACATTGTAGGAAGCATCTAAAAGAATGGAGTGATGGGAACAAGCAAGACAATAAATAAGAAGAGACATCTCTATTTATcaggaatgagaagggggaaTAAGAAAGGGCAATTCTGGAAGTAAAATACAATGACACAAATTTATGAAAATCATTTTGCAcaataaagttataaaaaataaaatcaaatattctcTTAACTTGTCTACCATCACTTTATTTTATAGACAATTTTCAAGCCTTTAGGGGGCTATAGTTTCTTTAAAAGTAGTGTTTGCACACCAGACAGGCAGAGAACTAGGTAGGTTCAGTCCAGAAAGCTGATGCCTCAGCAGCACCAAGTCAGTGATGAAAAGCCAGGAACATCCCTGGAAAGTCAGTGGTACTGAGTTTGAGTTTTCCCTAGAGGGCCAAAGACAATGAAGTCTGATGTTGGCATCAGTAGATGCCCAGGCTCTGAGAAGCAGCAAAAGCAGACAGGAgctagtgttttgttttcctc
The Cricetulus griseus strain 17A/GY chromosome 1 unlocalized genomic scaffold, alternate assembly CriGri-PICRH-1.0 chr1_1, whole genome shotgun sequence genome window above contains:
- the LOC100773156 gene encoding olfactory receptor 1509 gives rise to the protein MGALNQTRVTEFVFLGLTDNWVLEILFFIPFTVTYVLTLLGNILIVVTIVFSPRLHTPMYFFLSNLSFIDICHSSVTVPKMLEGLLLERKTISFDNCIAQLFFLHLFACAEIFLLTIMAYDRYVAICIPLHYPSVMNMRVCVQLVFALWVGGTVHSLVQTFLTIRLPYCGPNIIDSYFCDVPPVIKLACTDTYLTGILIVSNSGTISLTCFLALVTSYTVILFSLRKQSAEGRRKALSTCSSHFMVVALFFGPCIFIYTRPDTSFSIDKVVSVFYTVVTPLLNPLIYTLRNEEVKNAMKQLRQRQICS